The following coding sequences are from one Delphinus delphis chromosome 19, mDelDel1.2, whole genome shotgun sequence window:
- the GCGR gene encoding glucagon receptor isoform X1 translates to MHWRPQDPCQESSSSPQRRVHLRGPLCPSCATPARCGGQLPRGMPPILPRCPHLLLLLLLACQPQAPSAQVMDFLFEKWKLYGDQCLHNLSLLPPPTELVCNRTFDKYSCWPDTPPNTTANISCPWYLPWHHKVQHRLVFKRCGPDGQWVRGPRGQPWRNASQCQMDDKELEVQKEVAKMYSSFQVMYTVGYSLSLGALLLALAILLGLSKLHCTRNYIHVNLFASFVLKASSVLVIDTLLKTRYSQRIGDDFSVSVWLSDGAVAGCRVAAVFMQYGVVANYCWLLVEGVYLHSLLSFATIPERSCFPLYLGIGWGAPMLFVTPWVVVKCLFENIQCWTSNDNMGFWWILRFPVFLAILINFFIFIRILHLLVAKLQAHQMRYTDYKFRLAKSTLTLIPLLGVHEVVFAFVTDEHAQGTLRSAKLFFDLFLSSFQGLLVAVLYCFLNKEVQSELLRRWHRWREGKALQEECHVGSHTARPTGGPPSEKLLLSRGSGSNRTSQDPSTETHLAGGLPGLAENPF, encoded by the exons ATGCACTGGAGACCTCAAGATCCCTGCCAGGAGTCCAGCAG CAGCCCCCAGAGGAGAGTGCACCTACGAGGACCTCTTTGCCCCAGCTGTGCAACCCCAGCCAGATGTGGGGGGCAGCTGCCCAGAGGCATGCCCCCCATCCTGCCACgctgcccccacctcctcctgcttCTGCTGCTGGCCTGCCAG CCGCAGGCCCCCTCCGCTCAGGTGATGGACTTCCTGTTTGAGAAGTGGAAGCTCTATGGCGACCAATGTCTCCACAACCTGAGCCTGCTGCCCCCCCCAACTG AGCTGGTCTGTAATAGAACCTTTGACAAATATTCCTGCTGGCCGGACACCCCTCCCAACACCACAGCCAACATCTCCTGCCCCTGGTACCTGCCCTGGCACCACAAAG TGCAGCACCGCCTCGTCTTCAAGAGGTGTGGGCCTGATGGGCAGTGGGTACGTGGGCCGCGGGGGCAGCCATGGCGAAATGCTTCCCAGTGCCAGATGGACGACAAGGAGCTTGAGGTCCAG AAGGAGGTGGCCAAGATGTACAGCAGCTTCCAGGTGATGTACACCGTGGGCTACTCCCTGTCCCTGGGGGCCCTGCTCCTGGCCCTGGCCATCCTGCTGGGCCTCAG CAAGCTGCACTGCACCCGAAACTACATCCACGTGAACCTGTTCGCGTCCTTCGTGCTCAAGGCCAGCTCTGTGCTGGTCATCGACACGCTGCTCAAGACCCGCTACAGCCAGAGGATTGGGGACGACTTCAGCGTGAGCGTCTGGCTGAGTGACGGG GCAGTGGCCGGCTGCCGGGTGGCCGCGGTGTTCATGCAGTACGGCGTCGTGGCCAACTACTGCTGGCTGCTGGTGGAGGGCGTGTACTTGCACAGCCTGTTGAGCTTCGCCACCATCCCTGAAAGGAGCTGCTTCCCCCTCTACCTGGGCATCGGCTGGG GTGCCCCCATGCTGTTCGTCACCCCCTGGGTGGTGGTCAAGTGTCTGTTTGAGAACATCCA GTGCTGGACCAGCAATGACAACATGGGCTTCTGGTGGATCCTGCGCTTCCCCGTCTTCCTGGCCATCCTG atcaACTTCTTCATCTTCATCCGCATCCTTCACCTCCTGGTGGCCAAGCTGCAAGCCCACCAGATGCGCTATACTGACTACAAATTCCG GCTGGCCAAGTCCACGCTGACCCTCATCCCCCTGTTGGGGGTCCACGAGGTGGTGTTTGCCTTTGTGACCGACGAGCATGCCCAGGGCACCCTGCGCTCCGCCAAGCTCTTCTTCGACCTCTTCCTCAGCTCCTTCCAG GGCCTGCTGGTGGCTGTTCTCTACTGTTTCCTCAACAAGGAG GTGCAGTCGGAGTTGCTGCGGCGCTGGCATCGCTGGCGTGAGGGCAAAGCACTGCAGGAGGAGTGCCATGTCGGCAGCCACACGGCCAGGCCCACTGGTGGCCCCCCCAGTGAGAAGCTGCTGCTCTCAAGGGGCAGTGGCAGCAACAGGACTAGCCAGGACCCCTCTACGGAGACCCACTTGGCTGGCGGCCTCCCTGGATTGGCTGAGAACCCCTTCTGA
- the GCGR gene encoding glucagon receptor isoform X2 — translation MPPILPRCPHLLLLLLLACQPQAPSAQVMDFLFEKWKLYGDQCLHNLSLLPPPTELVCNRTFDKYSCWPDTPPNTTANISCPWYLPWHHKVQHRLVFKRCGPDGQWVRGPRGQPWRNASQCQMDDKELEVQKEVAKMYSSFQVMYTVGYSLSLGALLLALAILLGLSKLHCTRNYIHVNLFASFVLKASSVLVIDTLLKTRYSQRIGDDFSVSVWLSDGAVAGCRVAAVFMQYGVVANYCWLLVEGVYLHSLLSFATIPERSCFPLYLGIGWGAPMLFVTPWVVVKCLFENIQCWTSNDNMGFWWILRFPVFLAILINFFIFIRILHLLVAKLQAHQMRYTDYKFRLAKSTLTLIPLLGVHEVVFAFVTDEHAQGTLRSAKLFFDLFLSSFQGLLVAVLYCFLNKEVQSELLRRWHRWREGKALQEECHVGSHTARPTGGPPSEKLLLSRGSGSNRTSQDPSTETHLAGGLPGLAENPF, via the exons ATGCCCCCCATCCTGCCACgctgcccccacctcctcctgcttCTGCTGCTGGCCTGCCAG CCGCAGGCCCCCTCCGCTCAGGTGATGGACTTCCTGTTTGAGAAGTGGAAGCTCTATGGCGACCAATGTCTCCACAACCTGAGCCTGCTGCCCCCCCCAACTG AGCTGGTCTGTAATAGAACCTTTGACAAATATTCCTGCTGGCCGGACACCCCTCCCAACACCACAGCCAACATCTCCTGCCCCTGGTACCTGCCCTGGCACCACAAAG TGCAGCACCGCCTCGTCTTCAAGAGGTGTGGGCCTGATGGGCAGTGGGTACGTGGGCCGCGGGGGCAGCCATGGCGAAATGCTTCCCAGTGCCAGATGGACGACAAGGAGCTTGAGGTCCAG AAGGAGGTGGCCAAGATGTACAGCAGCTTCCAGGTGATGTACACCGTGGGCTACTCCCTGTCCCTGGGGGCCCTGCTCCTGGCCCTGGCCATCCTGCTGGGCCTCAG CAAGCTGCACTGCACCCGAAACTACATCCACGTGAACCTGTTCGCGTCCTTCGTGCTCAAGGCCAGCTCTGTGCTGGTCATCGACACGCTGCTCAAGACCCGCTACAGCCAGAGGATTGGGGACGACTTCAGCGTGAGCGTCTGGCTGAGTGACGGG GCAGTGGCCGGCTGCCGGGTGGCCGCGGTGTTCATGCAGTACGGCGTCGTGGCCAACTACTGCTGGCTGCTGGTGGAGGGCGTGTACTTGCACAGCCTGTTGAGCTTCGCCACCATCCCTGAAAGGAGCTGCTTCCCCCTCTACCTGGGCATCGGCTGGG GTGCCCCCATGCTGTTCGTCACCCCCTGGGTGGTGGTCAAGTGTCTGTTTGAGAACATCCA GTGCTGGACCAGCAATGACAACATGGGCTTCTGGTGGATCCTGCGCTTCCCCGTCTTCCTGGCCATCCTG atcaACTTCTTCATCTTCATCCGCATCCTTCACCTCCTGGTGGCCAAGCTGCAAGCCCACCAGATGCGCTATACTGACTACAAATTCCG GCTGGCCAAGTCCACGCTGACCCTCATCCCCCTGTTGGGGGTCCACGAGGTGGTGTTTGCCTTTGTGACCGACGAGCATGCCCAGGGCACCCTGCGCTCCGCCAAGCTCTTCTTCGACCTCTTCCTCAGCTCCTTCCAG GGCCTGCTGGTGGCTGTTCTCTACTGTTTCCTCAACAAGGAG GTGCAGTCGGAGTTGCTGCGGCGCTGGCATCGCTGGCGTGAGGGCAAAGCACTGCAGGAGGAGTGCCATGTCGGCAGCCACACGGCCAGGCCCACTGGTGGCCCCCCCAGTGAGAAGCTGCTGCTCTCAAGGGGCAGTGGCAGCAACAGGACTAGCCAGGACCCCTCTACGGAGACCCACTTGGCTGGCGGCCTCCCTGGATTGGCTGAGAACCCCTTCTGA
- the GCGR gene encoding glucagon receptor isoform X3: MDFLFEKWKLYGDQCLHNLSLLPPPTELVCNRTFDKYSCWPDTPPNTTANISCPWYLPWHHKVQHRLVFKRCGPDGQWVRGPRGQPWRNASQCQMDDKELEVQKEVAKMYSSFQVMYTVGYSLSLGALLLALAILLGLSKLHCTRNYIHVNLFASFVLKASSVLVIDTLLKTRYSQRIGDDFSVSVWLSDGAVAGCRVAAVFMQYGVVANYCWLLVEGVYLHSLLSFATIPERSCFPLYLGIGWGAPMLFVTPWVVVKCLFENIQCWTSNDNMGFWWILRFPVFLAILINFFIFIRILHLLVAKLQAHQMRYTDYKFRLAKSTLTLIPLLGVHEVVFAFVTDEHAQGTLRSAKLFFDLFLSSFQGLLVAVLYCFLNKEVQSELLRRWHRWREGKALQEECHVGSHTARPTGGPPSEKLLLSRGSGSNRTSQDPSTETHLAGGLPGLAENPF, translated from the exons ATGGACTTCCTGTTTGAGAAGTGGAAGCTCTATGGCGACCAATGTCTCCACAACCTGAGCCTGCTGCCCCCCCCAACTG AGCTGGTCTGTAATAGAACCTTTGACAAATATTCCTGCTGGCCGGACACCCCTCCCAACACCACAGCCAACATCTCCTGCCCCTGGTACCTGCCCTGGCACCACAAAG TGCAGCACCGCCTCGTCTTCAAGAGGTGTGGGCCTGATGGGCAGTGGGTACGTGGGCCGCGGGGGCAGCCATGGCGAAATGCTTCCCAGTGCCAGATGGACGACAAGGAGCTTGAGGTCCAG AAGGAGGTGGCCAAGATGTACAGCAGCTTCCAGGTGATGTACACCGTGGGCTACTCCCTGTCCCTGGGGGCCCTGCTCCTGGCCCTGGCCATCCTGCTGGGCCTCAG CAAGCTGCACTGCACCCGAAACTACATCCACGTGAACCTGTTCGCGTCCTTCGTGCTCAAGGCCAGCTCTGTGCTGGTCATCGACACGCTGCTCAAGACCCGCTACAGCCAGAGGATTGGGGACGACTTCAGCGTGAGCGTCTGGCTGAGTGACGGG GCAGTGGCCGGCTGCCGGGTGGCCGCGGTGTTCATGCAGTACGGCGTCGTGGCCAACTACTGCTGGCTGCTGGTGGAGGGCGTGTACTTGCACAGCCTGTTGAGCTTCGCCACCATCCCTGAAAGGAGCTGCTTCCCCCTCTACCTGGGCATCGGCTGGG GTGCCCCCATGCTGTTCGTCACCCCCTGGGTGGTGGTCAAGTGTCTGTTTGAGAACATCCA GTGCTGGACCAGCAATGACAACATGGGCTTCTGGTGGATCCTGCGCTTCCCCGTCTTCCTGGCCATCCTG atcaACTTCTTCATCTTCATCCGCATCCTTCACCTCCTGGTGGCCAAGCTGCAAGCCCACCAGATGCGCTATACTGACTACAAATTCCG GCTGGCCAAGTCCACGCTGACCCTCATCCCCCTGTTGGGGGTCCACGAGGTGGTGTTTGCCTTTGTGACCGACGAGCATGCCCAGGGCACCCTGCGCTCCGCCAAGCTCTTCTTCGACCTCTTCCTCAGCTCCTTCCAG GGCCTGCTGGTGGCTGTTCTCTACTGTTTCCTCAACAAGGAG GTGCAGTCGGAGTTGCTGCGGCGCTGGCATCGCTGGCGTGAGGGCAAAGCACTGCAGGAGGAGTGCCATGTCGGCAGCCACACGGCCAGGCCCACTGGTGGCCCCCCCAGTGAGAAGCTGCTGCTCTCAAGGGGCAGTGGCAGCAACAGGACTAGCCAGGACCCCTCTACGGAGACCCACTTGGCTGGCGGCCTCCCTGGATTGGCTGAGAACCCCTTCTGA
- the MCRIP1 gene encoding mapk-regulated corepressor-interacting protein 1, with translation MTSSPVSRVVYNGKRNSSPRSPPNSSEIFTPAHEENVRFIYEAWQGVERDLRSQMSGSERGLVEEYVEKVPNPSLKTFKPIDLSDLKRRNTQDAKKS, from the exons ATGACCAG TTCCCCTGTCTCCAGAGTCGTCTACAACGGCAAGaggaacagtagcccccgctctcccccCAACAGCAGTGAGATCTTCACCCCGGCCCACGAGGAGAATGTGCGCTTCATTTATGAAG CCTGGCAGGGCGTGGAGCGGGACCTGCGCAGCCAGATGTCGGGCAGCGAGCGGGGCCTGGTGGAGGAGTATGTGGAGAAGGTCCCTAACCCCAGCCTGAAGA CCTTCAAGCCCATCGACCTGAGCGACCTGAAACGCCGGAACACGCAGGACGCCAAGAAGTCCTAA